GTGTTCCACCACCACCCGCGCCCGCGCCAACAGCCGGTTGAACGCGCGCCGCTGCCAGTGCCGCTTGCGTCCCTTGGGTTTCTTCCACGGCGTGATCAGCGTGGCCGCGCCCGGATCCAGTCCGGCAAATCCGCGGTCGCCCAGCACCGTCAC
The Acidobacteriota bacterium genome window above contains:
- a CDS encoding IS5/IS1182 family transposase, whose product is VTVLGDRGFAGLDPGAATLITPWKKPKGRKRHWQRRAFNRLLARARVVVEHTLASVKRLRMHPAG